The Flavobacterium piscisymbiosum genome includes a region encoding these proteins:
- a CDS encoding RNA polymerase sigma factor, producing MSENLEQSFVAQLQANQNIIHKICRLYTAGEDAHKDLFQEITIQLWKAYPKFRGDSKFSTWTYRVALNTAITLYRKTKRTVPTVEYESHQHFIKDVDYNYEEEEQIKLMYKAVYQLNDIEKALVFMYLEDKDYQEIAETLGISEVNARVKMNRIKGKLKKILNP from the coding sequence ATGAGCGAAAATCTAGAACAGTCATTTGTTGCGCAATTGCAGGCAAATCAGAATATAATCCACAAGATTTGTAGGTTATATACTGCCGGCGAAGATGCTCATAAAGACTTGTTTCAGGAAATCACCATTCAGTTATGGAAAGCTTATCCTAAATTTAGAGGCGACAGTAAATTTTCGACCTGGACGTATCGCGTTGCCTTGAATACCGCCATTACCTTATATCGAAAAACCAAACGAACCGTACCGACTGTAGAGTACGAGAGTCATCAGCATTTTATAAAAGATGTCGATTACAATTATGAAGAAGAAGAACAGATTAAACTGATGTACAAAGCGGTATATCAGCTTAATGACATCGAAAAAGCATTAGTTTTTATGTATTTAGAAGACAAAGATTATCAGGAAATAGCCGAAACTCTCGGAATCAGCGAAGTGAATGCACGTGTGAAAATGAACAGAATTAAAGGGAAACTTAAAAAAATATTAAATCCTTAA